A window of the Sabethes cyaneus chromosome 1, idSabCyanKW18_F2, whole genome shotgun sequence genome harbors these coding sequences:
- the LOC128737439 gene encoding dnaJ homolog subfamily C member 16 isoform X1, which produces MRLIPMVVKFCPERKGYVNKSKNSSSCSSSRSRANNYWLLTAVCSLLLVLLAGQVAAAAGTDPYKILGVQKHANLQDIRRAYKQLAKEWHPDKSDHPEAETKFVEIKQAYELLSDAERRKAYDLHGITNEDAYLYKERPDYSSYGRFPDPFEQFFGHNFNFHDQDISLFHKLSITSKYYETNIVPKSHHTPQILMFYSDWCFSCMKAANSFKKMIDTLEPYGVTFATINAGHENQLVRKVGVHSLPCVIMVLDGHNYVYKESVYNTQRVVEFIRQKLPYKLLPVVDDSSIDSFLQGWADNRVRALVIEPRMQPRLRYLITAFHFRERVAFGFVQLTSEKSKQIQERFKLHPSLDSLLIFNEDASRPVASISMSDIPTSTLTNIISVNKFLALPRLSSQSMLEGVCPAEWNRPRKRLCVVLVTENTAMHDEARNAMRRIALESGYSPDRVRFAYIYQEKQTEFIDALAEHGKVEETMLKVVIIWRRDTKHIKYEWVHEATLQQSTDKSGVENETHELIYNNTKQKLDGAIQRLLRSTEALSYEAEVKDLLDEHAQGLVIRILNKVLLAFEYMTENLGQEHILPALSVMGTVAFILAAGYLMSYLVRIEEENIQKKQSKSADGKNGKTTNYVPELRLHELRAEKYNGLVRLLKPGCRTIVLLTDMQSRNKLIPAFHKAVWPYRNLGSDSSDSDSSRNKTLMFAHMLIEKGIGWYAELLRLSLSESREMKINPRNCIGTVIALNGHRKYFCMYHAKHPESNRGAKRMMKMTRQLSTLPSDPEAGAFLGLDSSDSEASTSDISEPKILLEENLLDGLPNWLDRLFEGTTHRYCINYWPDFTSK; this is translated from the exons ATGCGATTGATTCCGATGGTGGTCAAATTTTGCCCTGAAAGGAAGGGATATGTCAATAAGAGCAAAAACAGCAGCAGCTGCAGTAGCAGTCGCAGCCGTGCGAATAACTACTGGCTGTTGACTGCCGTTTGTTCGTTGTTGCTTGTACTGTTGGCCGGACAGGTAGCGGCAGCTGCCGGAACCGATCCGTACAAAATCCTGGGAGTGCAAAAGCACGCCAATCTACAGGACATCCGTCGAGCTTATAAACAACTGGCCAAAGAATG GCATCCGGATAAATCGGATCATCCGGAGGCGGAAACTAAGTTTGTAGAGATAAAGCAGGCCTACGAGCTGCTGTCGGATGCTGAACGACGGAAGGCGTACGATCTGCATGGGATCACCAACGAGGATGCCTATCTGTACAAGGAACGGCCGGATTACAGCAGCTATGGACGCTTCCCGGATCCGTTCGAGCAGTTTTTTGGTCACAATTTTAACTTCCACGATCAGGACATCAGCTTGTTCCACAAACTGTCCATCACTTCGAAATATTACGAGACGAACATCGTTCCGAAGAGTCACCACACTCCGCAGATTCTGATGTTCTATTCGGATTGGTGTTTTTCCTGCATGAAAGCGGCAAATTCGTTTAAGAAGATGATCGATACGCTGGAACCGTATGGGGTGACGTTTGCCACTATAAATGCGGGTCATGAGAATCAACTCGTACGGAAGGTTGGCGTTCATTCGCTTCCCTGCGTGATTATGGTACTGGATGGACACAATTATGTGTATAAGGAGAGCGTTTACAATACCCAGCGGGTAGTGGAATTTATCAGACAAAAGTTGCCTTACAAATTGCTGCCCGTAGTCGACGACAGTTCGATCGATTCGTTCCTCCAGGGTTGGGCGGACAATCGAGTGCGTGCGCTAGTGATAGAGCCTCGCATGCAGCCACGTTTACGCTATCTTATCACGGCTTTCCACTTCCGGGAACGGGTAGCGTTCGGTTTCGTTCAGCTGACGTCCGAAAAGAGCAAGCAAATACAGGAACGTTTTAAGTTGCATCCTTCACTGGATTCGTTGCTTATCTTCAACGAGGATGCCAGCCGACCGGTGGCTTCGATTTCGATGTCAGACATACCGACATCGACCCTGACCAACATCATCTCCGTTAACAAGTTCTTAGCACTGCCGCGTTTATCTTCGCAATCGATGTTGGAAGGGGTCTGTCCGGCGGAGTGGAATCGACCGCGCAAGCGGTTGTGCGTGGTTTTGGTGACCGAGAATACGGCCATGCACGATGAGGCTCGTAACGCTATGAGAAGAATTGCGTTGGAGTCCGGTTACAGTCCGGATCGGGTGCGGTTTGCTTACATTTATCAGGAAAAGCAAACCGAATTCATTGATGCTCTGGCGGAACACGGTAAGGTGGAGGAAACTATGCTGAAAGTGGTAATCATTTGGCGGCGCGATACCAAACACATCAAGTACGAGTGGGTACACGAGGCTACCCTGCAGCAGTCGACGGATAAAAGCGGCGTGGAGAACGAAACGCACGAGTTGATCTACAACAACACCAAGCAGAAGCTGGACGGAGCGATTCAGCGTTTGCTGCGGTCGACGGAAGCGTTGAGCTACGAGGCGGAGGTGAAG GACCTGCTGGACGAGCATGCCCAAGGACTGGTCATTCGCATCCTGAACAAGGTCCTGCTGGCGTTCGAGTACATGACGGAAAACCTAGGCCAGGAGCACATTTTGCCGGCACTATCCGTTATGGGAACGGTTGCTTTCATACTGGCCGCCGGCTATCTGATGTCCTATCTGGTACGCATTGAAGAGGAAAACATCCAGAAGAAGCAAAGCAAGAGTGCAGATGGGAAAAATG GTAAAACCACCAACTACGTTCCGGAGCTGCGCCTGCACGAGCTGCGGGCGGAAAAGTACAACGGATTGGTACGGTTGCTGAAGCCCGGTTGTCGCACCATCGTCCTGCTGACGGATATGCAGTCGCGCAACAAGCTGATTCCGGCTTTTCACAAAGCCGTATGGCCCTACCGGAA TCTCGGTTCCGATTCTTCCGATTCCGATTCTTCCAGGAACAAAACACTAATGTTCGCCCATATGTTGATCGAAAAGGGAATCGGCTGGTATGCCGAACTGTTGCGCCTCTCGCTGTCCGAATCGCGCGAGATGAAAATCAACCCACGCAACTGCATCGGCACGGTGATTGCACTCAACGGGCACCGGAAGTATTTCTGCATGTACCACGCTAAACATCCGGAGTCCAATCGGGGCGCGAAG CGCATGATGAAGATGACCCGACAGCTGAGTACCCTGCCATCCGACCCGGAAGCCGGTGCCTTCCTGGGGCTGGATAGTTCCGACTCGGAAGCGAGCACATCGGACATATCGGAGCCAAAGATTTTGCTGGAGGAGAACCTCCTGGACGGTTTGCCCAACTGGTTGGACCGGCTGTTTGAGGGTACCACCCATCGGTACTGTATCAACTATTGGCCGGACTTCACTTCGAAGTAA
- the LOC128737439 gene encoding dnaJ homolog subfamily C member 16 isoform X2 encodes MRLIPMVVKFCPERKGYVNKSKNSSSCSSSRSRANNYWLLTAVCSLLLVLLAGQVAAAAGTDPYKILGVQKHANLQDIRRAYKQLAKEWHPDKSDHPEAETKFVEIKQAYELLSDAERRKAYDLHGITNEDAYLYKERPDYSSYGRFPDPFEQFFGHNFNFHDQDISLFHKLSITSKYYETNIVPKSHHTPQILMFYSDWCFSCMKAANSFKKMIDTLEPYGVTFATINAGHENQLVRKVGVHSLPCVIMVLDGHNYVYKESVYNTQRVVEFIRQKLPYKLLPVVDDSSIDSFLQGWADNRVRALVIEPRMQPRLRYLITAFHFRERVAFGFVQLTSEKSKQIQERFKLHPSLDSLLIFNEDASRPVASISMSDIPTSTLTNIISVNKFLALPRLSSQSMLEGVCPAEWNRPRKRLCVVLVTENTAMHDEARNAMRRIALESGYSPDRVRFAYIYQEKQTEFIDALAEHGKVEETMLKVVIIWRRDTKHIKYEWVHEATLQQSTDKSGVENETHELIYNNTKQKLDGAIQRLLRSTEALSYEAEVKDLLDEHAQGLVIRILNKVLLAFEYMTENLGQEHILPALSVMGTVAFILAAGYLMSYLVRIEEENIQKKQSKSADGKNGKTTNYVPELRLHELRAEKYNGLVRLLKPGCRTIVLLTDMQSRNKLIPAFHKAVWPYRKNKTLMFAHMLIEKGIGWYAELLRLSLSESREMKINPRNCIGTVIALNGHRKYFCMYHAKHPESNRGAKRMMKMTRQLSTLPSDPEAGAFLGLDSSDSEASTSDISEPKILLEENLLDGLPNWLDRLFEGTTHRYCINYWPDFTSK; translated from the exons ATGCGATTGATTCCGATGGTGGTCAAATTTTGCCCTGAAAGGAAGGGATATGTCAATAAGAGCAAAAACAGCAGCAGCTGCAGTAGCAGTCGCAGCCGTGCGAATAACTACTGGCTGTTGACTGCCGTTTGTTCGTTGTTGCTTGTACTGTTGGCCGGACAGGTAGCGGCAGCTGCCGGAACCGATCCGTACAAAATCCTGGGAGTGCAAAAGCACGCCAATCTACAGGACATCCGTCGAGCTTATAAACAACTGGCCAAAGAATG GCATCCGGATAAATCGGATCATCCGGAGGCGGAAACTAAGTTTGTAGAGATAAAGCAGGCCTACGAGCTGCTGTCGGATGCTGAACGACGGAAGGCGTACGATCTGCATGGGATCACCAACGAGGATGCCTATCTGTACAAGGAACGGCCGGATTACAGCAGCTATGGACGCTTCCCGGATCCGTTCGAGCAGTTTTTTGGTCACAATTTTAACTTCCACGATCAGGACATCAGCTTGTTCCACAAACTGTCCATCACTTCGAAATATTACGAGACGAACATCGTTCCGAAGAGTCACCACACTCCGCAGATTCTGATGTTCTATTCGGATTGGTGTTTTTCCTGCATGAAAGCGGCAAATTCGTTTAAGAAGATGATCGATACGCTGGAACCGTATGGGGTGACGTTTGCCACTATAAATGCGGGTCATGAGAATCAACTCGTACGGAAGGTTGGCGTTCATTCGCTTCCCTGCGTGATTATGGTACTGGATGGACACAATTATGTGTATAAGGAGAGCGTTTACAATACCCAGCGGGTAGTGGAATTTATCAGACAAAAGTTGCCTTACAAATTGCTGCCCGTAGTCGACGACAGTTCGATCGATTCGTTCCTCCAGGGTTGGGCGGACAATCGAGTGCGTGCGCTAGTGATAGAGCCTCGCATGCAGCCACGTTTACGCTATCTTATCACGGCTTTCCACTTCCGGGAACGGGTAGCGTTCGGTTTCGTTCAGCTGACGTCCGAAAAGAGCAAGCAAATACAGGAACGTTTTAAGTTGCATCCTTCACTGGATTCGTTGCTTATCTTCAACGAGGATGCCAGCCGACCGGTGGCTTCGATTTCGATGTCAGACATACCGACATCGACCCTGACCAACATCATCTCCGTTAACAAGTTCTTAGCACTGCCGCGTTTATCTTCGCAATCGATGTTGGAAGGGGTCTGTCCGGCGGAGTGGAATCGACCGCGCAAGCGGTTGTGCGTGGTTTTGGTGACCGAGAATACGGCCATGCACGATGAGGCTCGTAACGCTATGAGAAGAATTGCGTTGGAGTCCGGTTACAGTCCGGATCGGGTGCGGTTTGCTTACATTTATCAGGAAAAGCAAACCGAATTCATTGATGCTCTGGCGGAACACGGTAAGGTGGAGGAAACTATGCTGAAAGTGGTAATCATTTGGCGGCGCGATACCAAACACATCAAGTACGAGTGGGTACACGAGGCTACCCTGCAGCAGTCGACGGATAAAAGCGGCGTGGAGAACGAAACGCACGAGTTGATCTACAACAACACCAAGCAGAAGCTGGACGGAGCGATTCAGCGTTTGCTGCGGTCGACGGAAGCGTTGAGCTACGAGGCGGAGGTGAAG GACCTGCTGGACGAGCATGCCCAAGGACTGGTCATTCGCATCCTGAACAAGGTCCTGCTGGCGTTCGAGTACATGACGGAAAACCTAGGCCAGGAGCACATTTTGCCGGCACTATCCGTTATGGGAACGGTTGCTTTCATACTGGCCGCCGGCTATCTGATGTCCTATCTGGTACGCATTGAAGAGGAAAACATCCAGAAGAAGCAAAGCAAGAGTGCAGATGGGAAAAATG GTAAAACCACCAACTACGTTCCGGAGCTGCGCCTGCACGAGCTGCGGGCGGAAAAGTACAACGGATTGGTACGGTTGCTGAAGCCCGGTTGTCGCACCATCGTCCTGCTGACGGATATGCAGTCGCGCAACAAGCTGATTCCGGCTTTTCACAAAGCCGTATGGCCCTACCGGAA GAACAAAACACTAATGTTCGCCCATATGTTGATCGAAAAGGGAATCGGCTGGTATGCCGAACTGTTGCGCCTCTCGCTGTCCGAATCGCGCGAGATGAAAATCAACCCACGCAACTGCATCGGCACGGTGATTGCACTCAACGGGCACCGGAAGTATTTCTGCATGTACCACGCTAAACATCCGGAGTCCAATCGGGGCGCGAAG CGCATGATGAAGATGACCCGACAGCTGAGTACCCTGCCATCCGACCCGGAAGCCGGTGCCTTCCTGGGGCTGGATAGTTCCGACTCGGAAGCGAGCACATCGGACATATCGGAGCCAAAGATTTTGCTGGAGGAGAACCTCCTGGACGGTTTGCCCAACTGGTTGGACCGGCTGTTTGAGGGTACCACCCATCGGTACTGTATCAACTATTGGCCGGACTTCACTTCGAAGTAA